The following coding sequences are from one Devosia neptuniae window:
- a CDS encoding carbohydrate ABC transporter permease yields the protein MSLMKNQANPWLTSNLLVLGLGMLPALLLIGVLLYFTAWAFAFSFTDLALVGRKSVEWSWVGLQNFERLFTRRGFLESLWTTVIFVFFSAIVGQSVLGFLLAALLRGTQSTIKTVVEVCIMLGWLLPDIVAAFLWSATTSQTGLVNSLIIVPLGLQPINFINDYALPVVTIANIWKGTAWSYLLFSAALDSVSREVVEAAKVDGATPFQRIWLVMLPIIRPHIATNMLFITIWTFTYFPLIFAMTGGGPGTQTQTLAVFLYNQSFSRGNLGFGSAISVAMLVIVGLLSLVYLRMLREPK from the coding sequence ATGAGTTTGATGAAAAACCAGGCCAATCCCTGGCTCACCAGCAACCTGCTTGTGCTGGGGCTGGGCATGTTGCCGGCTTTGCTGCTGATCGGGGTGCTGCTCTATTTCACTGCCTGGGCCTTTGCCTTCAGCTTTACCGATCTGGCGCTGGTGGGGCGCAAATCGGTGGAGTGGAGCTGGGTGGGGCTGCAGAATTTCGAGCGGCTGTTCACGCGGCGCGGGTTCCTTGAATCGCTGTGGACCACGGTCATCTTCGTGTTCTTTTCGGCCATTGTGGGCCAATCGGTGCTGGGCTTTCTGCTGGCGGCGCTATTGCGCGGCACGCAGTCGACGATCAAGACCGTGGTCGAAGTCTGCATCATGCTGGGTTGGCTTTTGCCCGATATCGTGGCGGCGTTCCTGTGGTCGGCGACGACGTCGCAGACCGGGCTGGTCAACTCGCTGATCATCGTGCCGCTGGGTCTGCAGCCGATCAATTTCATCAATGATTATGCCCTGCCGGTGGTGACCATCGCCAATATCTGGAAGGGTACGGCCTGGTCCTATCTGCTGTTTTCGGCGGCGCTGGATTCGGTGTCGCGCGAAGTGGTGGAGGCGGCCAAGGTGGATGGGGCGACCCCGTTCCAGCGCATCTGGCTGGTCATGCTGCCGATCATCCGGCCGCATATCGCCACCAATATGTTGTTCATCACGATCTGGACCTTCACCTATTTCCCGCTGATTTTCGCCATGACCGGGGGCGGGCCGGGCACGCAGACGCAGACGCTGGCCGTGTTCCTCTACAATCAGAGTTTTTCGCGCGGCAATCTGGGTTTTGGCAGCGCCATTTCGGTGGCCATGCTGGTCATCGTCGGCCTGTTGTCGCTGGTCTATCTGCGCATGCTGCGGGAGCCGAAATAG
- a CDS encoding LacI family transcriptional regulator, whose product MNQTPKPGSRPGSAHQRVTLKTLAELTGLSLSTVSLSLRGGTTLKQETRQRVMDAAQSLGYVPDRAGVRLRTGKTNVVALVLDGAEDSIDFSRRMIQGIGQAIKNTRYHLTVMPEFERQLSTDTIRYILDNRTADGVIITHTGPRDRRVQMLIDADFPFVSHGRTEFYSPHPYHDFHSETFAAMAVQRLAERGCKNVLLMIGDDSTTNYHNIVTTFHRTTAQAGMRARVLGGPVALGGSADVRRLGEELARAPDHPDGIISDSEMRAIALIGGLQDGGLQLGRDVQLVYKQTSDILPTLFPTLDSIQEDVFGAGVELTRLLLKRIDGEPVETLQTLAEPTPQWRS is encoded by the coding sequence ATGAACCAAACGCCAAAGCCGGGTTCGCGGCCAGGCAGCGCCCATCAGCGCGTGACGCTGAAGACGCTCGCCGAGTTGACCGGGCTCAGCCTTTCCACTGTTTCGCTGTCATTGCGCGGCGGCACCACGCTCAAGCAGGAAACCCGCCAGCGCGTCATGGACGCGGCACAATCGCTGGGCTATGTGCCCGACCGCGCCGGCGTGCGCCTGCGCACCGGCAAGACCAATGTGGTCGCCCTCGTGCTCGATGGCGCCGAGGATTCCATCGATTTTTCCCGCCGGATGATCCAGGGTATCGGCCAGGCCATCAAGAATACCCGCTACCACCTAACGGTGATGCCCGAATTCGAGCGCCAGCTCTCCACCGACACCATCCGCTACATTCTGGATAATCGCACCGCCGATGGCGTGATCATCACCCATACCGGCCCGCGCGACCGCCGCGTACAGATGCTGATCGACGCCGACTTTCCCTTTGTCAGCCACGGCCGCACCGAATTTTACAGCCCCCACCCCTATCACGATTTCCATTCGGAAACCTTCGCCGCCATGGCCGTGCAGCGCCTGGCCGAGCGCGGCTGCAAGAATGTGCTGCTGATGATCGGGGATGACAGCACCACCAATTACCACAATATCGTCACCACCTTTCACCGCACCACAGCCCAGGCCGGCATGCGCGCCAGAGTGCTCGGCGGCCCGGTCGCGCTGGGCGGCTCGGCCGATGTGCGGCGCCTCGGTGAGGAACTGGCCCGCGCGCCCGACCATCCCGATGGCATTATCAGCGACAGCGAAATGCGCGCCATCGCCCTGATCGGAGGCCTGCAGGATGGCGGGCTGCAATTGGGCCGCGATGTCCAGCTGGTCTACAAACAAACCTCCGACATCCTGCCCACCCTCTTCCCCACGCTCGACAGCATCCAGGAAGACGTCTTCGGCGCCGGCGTCGAACTGACCCGCCTCCTGCTCAAACGCATCGACGGCGAACCCGTAGAGACGCTACAAACCCTGGCCGAACCCACCCCCCAATGGCGCAGCTGA
- the ytfQ gene encoding galactofuranose ABC transporter, galactofuranose-binding protein YtfQ: MNIIKTLAVAASLATALTSVAIAQDSLNGLVVGFSQIGSESGWRAAETSVTKQQAEERGIDLKFADAQQKQENQIKAIRGFIAQGVDAILVAPVVATGWEDVLTEAKEAEIPVILLDRGVDAPEDLYLTSVASDQVKEGRVAGDWLVNAVGTEPCKVVELQGTVGSTPAINRKQGFEEAIKGHDNITIARSQTGDFTRAKGKEVMEGFIKAENGGADICAVYAHNDDMAVGAIQAIKDAGLKPGTDIKVVSIDGVPDIFSAMVAGEANATVELTPNMAGPAFDALAAYLKDGTEPAKFIITESKLYTPADNPQGEYDTRKGLGY, translated from the coding sequence GTGAACATCATTAAAACGCTCGCCGTCGCGGCGAGCCTTGCTACTGCTTTGACGTCTGTCGCTATCGCGCAGGATAGCCTGAACGGCCTGGTCGTCGGCTTCAGCCAGATCGGTTCGGAATCGGGCTGGCGCGCCGCCGAAACTTCAGTCACCAAGCAGCAGGCTGAAGAGCGCGGCATCGATCTCAAATTTGCCGATGCGCAGCAGAAGCAGGAAAACCAGATCAAGGCCATTCGCGGCTTCATCGCCCAGGGCGTCGATGCCATCCTGGTCGCGCCCGTCGTCGCCACCGGCTGGGAAGATGTGCTGACCGAAGCCAAGGAAGCCGAAATCCCGGTCATCCTGCTCGATCGCGGCGTCGATGCGCCTGAAGACCTCTACCTCACCTCGGTTGCCTCCGATCAGGTCAAGGAAGGCCGCGTTGCCGGCGATTGGCTGGTCAATGCCGTCGGCACCGAGCCGTGCAAGGTCGTCGAACTCCAGGGCACTGTCGGTTCCACCCCCGCCATCAACCGTAAGCAGGGCTTTGAAGAGGCCATCAAGGGCCACGACAACATCACCATCGCCCGCAGCCAGACTGGCGATTTCACCCGCGCCAAGGGCAAGGAAGTGATGGAAGGCTTCATCAAGGCCGAAAATGGCGGCGCCGATATCTGCGCTGTCTACGCTCACAATGACGACATGGCCGTTGGCGCCATCCAGGCCATCAAGGATGCCGGCCTCAAGCCTGGCACCGACATCAAGGTGGTCTCGATCGACGGCGTGCCGGACATTTTCTCGGCCATGGTGGCCGGCGAAGCCAATGCCACGGTGGAACTGACCCCCAACATGGCCGGCCCCGCCTTCGATGCGCTCGCTGCCTACCTCAAGGACGGCACCGAGCCCGCCAAGTTCATCATCACCGAATCCAAGCTCTACACCCCTGCCGACAATCCGCAGGGCGAATATGACACCCGCAAGGGTCTGGGCTACTAA
- a CDS encoding carbohydrate ABC transporter permease: MEANPAHSRLTAIALAFMAIIWVSPFSWLILNAFNPAATGSLAIPQSVGLDNFALAVSGNAGRQFLNSVLIAAGTATLSVVVGIAAAYPLSRLKIPGRNAFLWTLVLLRMLPSAGVLVPLYFAAQRGGLLNQFGVIIALTILNLPFTLLLLKNFFDTVPIELEEAAYVEGASLFQIVTRIVLPMSRAGIAVVWFFSFTGAWNEFLLPLIFSRVEAGFPMSVGLYAAFGQQGSVQYGFLAAYSIIYAAPAVGVYFLLRRNMNTGFAGVGVKG; this comes from the coding sequence ATGGAAGCCAATCCCGCTCACTCGCGGCTGACCGCGATTGCCCTCGCCTTCATGGCTATCATCTGGGTCAGCCCGTTTTCCTGGCTCATCCTCAATGCCTTCAACCCGGCGGCGACGGGGAGCCTGGCCATTCCCCAATCGGTGGGCCTGGACAATTTCGCGCTGGCGGTCAGCGGCAATGCTGGGCGGCAATTCCTCAATTCGGTGCTGATTGCGGCGGGTACGGCGACGCTCAGCGTCGTGGTGGGGATTGCCGCGGCCTATCCGCTGTCACGGCTTAAAATCCCGGGGCGCAATGCCTTCCTGTGGACACTGGTGCTGCTGCGCATGCTGCCTTCGGCGGGCGTGCTGGTGCCGCTCTATTTTGCGGCGCAGCGCGGGGGGCTGCTCAACCAGTTCGGCGTGATTATCGCGCTGACGATTCTGAACCTGCCGTTCACGCTGCTGTTGCTGAAGAATTTCTTCGATACCGTGCCGATCGAGCTCGAAGAAGCCGCCTATGTGGAAGGGGCTTCGCTGTTCCAGATCGTGACGCGGATTGTCTTGCCCATGTCACGCGCCGGTATTGCAGTGGTGTGGTTCTTCAGCTTCACGGGGGCCTGGAACGAGTTCCTGTTGCCGCTGATCTTCTCTCGCGTCGAGGCCGGCTTTCCCATGTCGGTCGGTCTTTACGCGGCCTTTGGCCAGCAGGGGTCCGTGCAATACGGGTTCCTGGCGGCCTATTCCATCATCTACGCAGCGCCGGCGGTCGGCGTATATTTTCTATTGCGGCGGAACATGAACACAGGGTTCGCCGGTGTCGGAGTTAAAGGATGA
- a CDS encoding alpha-mannosidase encodes MTYSNPLSSKLGLLDDDLKMEGKLLRLCADLEKKILTPIHDAPFQWHVLRDDVTTETALKADWRGWEKFGSHSVWAKKQGHTWFAAEVTVPEAAAGKTFVLKFTSQWQDRPGSTDPQCLAYLDGKIAQALDGNHTELVIERNAKPGSKHVLLVNAFTFFERPLVGFAVDFYTRSERAEKLYWDLQTPLDVATRLYQNDPRRQAILNIIDRSLRALDRRGGYTAEFEASLGEAEKIAAEIYALVDTETQPQITAVGSTHLDVGWLWRVMHTRDKTGRSFATVLNLMEEYPEFVFMYNQSVLFDFLKKDYPELWDRLQARVKTGQFEIEGAMWVEPDVNIVSGESLVRQIMRGRQFHLAEFGVDPKTVWLPDTFGYSANLPQIMDKSGLKYFVTSKLSWNDTDRHPYDSFHWRGIDGTVTKAQLITAQRYESEAVYTTYNGDLSVSETMGAWKRYEPKAVHDEVVMSYGYGDGGGGPTRGMIERGIRLERGIPGAPRVKLEGIVPFLDRLGAKMDAPGNKFPTWNGELYLQYHRGTLTSVAKNKANNRKAERLLRELELLGALALATTGAPYPKETLAEFWELVLINQFHDILPGTSIPEVYVDSDNEYGKIFSTLGSANGPWHSAAAALSKAGGGGIKLFNFTGQTRSGLVSVGSDAGLEGNSLSIGGNQHSLQKVTGAGGEVAYVAPVSDLAPLGWTGAQIVTGATANSSPLSVSTSHLENELLKVTFDASGEITSVFDKTRNRETIAAGEKANRLIAYEDKPMEWDAWDIDRYFEEQFWPLADAKAKITVLETGPHRAAIRIERKYQASTVVQVVSLAAGARQVEFDTFIDWQERQTVLKAQFPFDLNTSEIRSEIQFGHVRRPTHRNTSWDKARFEASMHRWVDLSEADFGVSLLNDCKYAYDCLEQSVRLTLVRGSTFPHPEADLGEHRLRYALFVHDGVADLADVHRAAERFNNPVAVIGSLQPVADAAEDAGSFSFASVDQSNVTLETVKKAEKSDAIVLRVFEHANIRAEATITFGIPVKSVRVVNLMEEGAGDALELTDNAVTLSLRPFEIATLLIETA; translated from the coding sequence ATGACCTATTCCAATCCCCTTTCGTCCAAGCTTGGCTTGCTGGACGATGACCTCAAGATGGAAGGCAAGCTCCTCAGGCTCTGCGCCGATCTCGAAAAGAAGATTTTAACGCCGATCCATGACGCGCCGTTCCAGTGGCATGTGCTGCGCGATGACGTGACGACCGAAACCGCGCTCAAGGCAGATTGGCGCGGTTGGGAGAAATTTGGCTCGCATTCGGTCTGGGCCAAGAAGCAGGGCCATACCTGGTTTGCCGCCGAAGTGACTGTGCCCGAAGCTGCCGCCGGCAAGACGTTTGTGCTCAAATTCACCAGCCAGTGGCAGGATCGGCCGGGCTCAACCGATCCGCAATGCCTGGCCTATCTCGATGGCAAGATCGCCCAGGCGCTGGATGGCAACCACACTGAATTGGTCATCGAGCGCAATGCCAAGCCCGGCAGCAAGCATGTGCTGCTGGTCAATGCCTTCACCTTTTTCGAGCGTCCACTGGTCGGCTTCGCCGTCGATTTCTATACGCGCAGCGAGCGGGCCGAAAAGCTCTATTGGGACCTGCAGACGCCGCTGGATGTGGCGACGCGGCTTTATCAGAACGATCCGCGCCGCCAGGCAATCCTCAACATCATTGATCGCTCATTGCGCGCGCTGGATCGCCGGGGCGGCTATACGGCCGAGTTCGAGGCCTCGCTGGGCGAAGCCGAAAAGATTGCCGCTGAAATCTATGCGCTGGTCGATACCGAGACCCAGCCGCAGATCACGGCCGTGGGTTCGACCCACCTCGATGTGGGTTGGCTGTGGCGCGTGATGCATACCCGCGACAAGACGGGCCGGTCCTTTGCTACGGTGCTCAACCTGATGGAGGAATATCCCGAATTCGTCTTCATGTATAACCAGTCGGTGCTGTTCGACTTTCTCAAGAAGGACTATCCCGAGCTGTGGGATCGCCTGCAGGCGCGGGTCAAGACCGGCCAGTTCGAGATCGAAGGGGCGATGTGGGTCGAGCCCGACGTCAATATCGTTTCGGGCGAAAGCCTGGTCCGCCAGATCATGCGCGGGCGGCAGTTCCATTTGGCCGAATTCGGCGTTGATCCCAAGACCGTATGGCTGCCCGATACGTTCGGCTATTCGGCCAATCTGCCGCAGATCATGGACAAGTCGGGTCTGAAATATTTCGTCACCTCGAAGCTGAGCTGGAACGATACCGACCGGCATCCCTATGACAGTTTCCACTGGCGGGGGATCGACGGCACCGTCACCAAGGCCCAGCTGATCACCGCGCAGCGCTATGAGAGCGAGGCGGTTTACACCACCTATAATGGTGACCTCTCGGTCAGCGAGACCATGGGCGCCTGGAAGCGCTATGAGCCCAAGGCGGTCCATGATGAAGTGGTCATGTCCTATGGCTATGGCGATGGCGGTGGCGGGCCGACCCGCGGCATGATCGAGCGCGGCATTCGTCTCGAACGCGGCATTCCCGGCGCGCCGCGCGTCAAGCTTGAAGGCATCGTGCCGTTCCTTGACCGCCTCGGCGCCAAGATGGACGCGCCGGGCAACAAGTTCCCGACCTGGAATGGCGAGCTTTACCTGCAATATCACCGCGGCACGCTGACTTCGGTTGCCAAGAACAAGGCTAATAACCGCAAAGCCGAGCGCCTGTTGCGCGAACTCGAATTGCTTGGTGCGCTGGCGCTGGCGACGACGGGTGCGCCCTATCCCAAGGAGACGTTGGCCGAGTTCTGGGAATTGGTGCTGATCAACCAATTCCACGACATCCTGCCGGGCACGTCGATCCCCGAGGTCTATGTCGATAGCGACAATGAATATGGCAAGATTTTCTCGACCCTGGGTTCGGCCAATGGTCCCTGGCACAGTGCGGCAGCCGCGCTGAGCAAGGCGGGCGGCGGCGGGATCAAGCTGTTCAACTTTACCGGGCAGACCCGCTCGGGTCTGGTCAGCGTCGGCAGTGATGCGGGGCTCGAAGGGAATTCGCTCAGCATTGGCGGCAATCAGCATAGCCTGCAAAAGGTCACCGGCGCTGGTGGCGAGGTGGCCTATGTGGCGCCGGTTTCCGATCTGGCGCCGCTGGGCTGGACGGGGGCGCAGATCGTGACCGGGGCGACGGCTAATAGCTCGCCACTTTCGGTGTCGACGAGCCATCTTGAGAATGAATTGCTCAAGGTTACGTTCGACGCTTCGGGCGAAATCACTTCGGTGTTCGACAAGACGCGTAATCGCGAAACCATTGCGGCGGGCGAAAAGGCCAACCGGCTCATCGCTTATGAAGACAAGCCGATGGAATGGGACGCCTGGGATATCGATCGTTATTTCGAGGAGCAGTTCTGGCCGCTGGCGGATGCCAAGGCCAAGATCACCGTGCTCGAAACCGGGCCGCATCGGGCTGCCATTCGCATCGAGCGCAAATATCAGGCCTCAACCGTGGTGCAGGTGGTGTCGCTGGCCGCCGGCGCGCGGCAGGTGGAGTTCGATACCTTTATCGACTGGCAGGAGCGCCAGACGGTGCTCAAGGCGCAGTTCCCCTTCGATCTCAACACCTCCGAAATTCGCTCGGAAATCCAGTTCGGCCATGTGCGGCGCCCCACCCATCGCAATACCAGCTGGGACAAGGCGCGGTTTGAAGCCTCGATGCATCGCTGGGTGGATCTGAGCGAGGCCGACTTTGGTGTGTCGCTGCTCAATGACTGCAAATATGCCTATGATTGCCTCGAGCAATCGGTGCGGCTGACCCTGGTGCGGGGCTCGACGTTCCCACATCCCGAGGCCGATCTGGGCGAGCATCGTCTACGCTATGCTTTGTTCGTGCATGACGGCGTGGCCGATCTTGCCGATGTGCATCGTGCCGCTGAGCGCTTCAACAATCCGGTCGCCGTGATCGGTTCGCTGCAGCCGGTGGCCGATGCGGCCGAAGATGCGGGCAGCTTCTCGTTCGCCAGTGTCGATCAGTCCAATGTGACGCTGGAAACGGTCAAGAAGGCCGAAAAGTCCGATGCCATCGTGCTGCGCGTGTTCGAGCACGCCAATATCCGGGCCGAAGCGACGATCACGTTTGGCATTCCGGTCAAGTCGGTGCGGGTGGTCAATCTGATGGAAGAGGGCGCGGGCGACGCGCTGGAGCTGACCGACAACGCGGTGAC
- a CDS encoding sugar ABC transporter ATP-binding protein — protein sequence MTDSPYVLEARGVTKIFGNHTALDAIDFGLRPGEVHALLGENGAGKSTLIKVLTGAYQPDVGGVFVDGAPVTLDNPLHAQTHGIGTVYQEVNLLPNRSVAENLYLGHQPTRFGLVDHKKMEAAAKTLLERYGLAIDPGSDLGSHSVAVQQIVAIARAVELSGKVLILDEPTASLDRNEVERLFEVIADLKQSGLAIIFITHFLDQVFAISDRVTVLRNGKLVDTRQLDSVSRTDVVRLMLGKDIAFSGATDLEPERPTTDVLLDFKSYGRKKSVHPFDLTIHKGEVIGVAGLLGSGRTEMARLMFGADPADQGTLTVAGKPTAIRNTTDAISRGFGFCPEDRKAEGIFGDLSVRENIIIALQGKLGWFRALNRDEQLEIAGKFGEAMDIRAASLDMPVKLLSGGNQQKVILSRWLATDPAFLILDEPTRGIDVGAHAEIVRTINRLRDDGMAMVVISSELDEVVAYSSRIVVMRDREMVAELRGKNINPGVIVQAIANSADEAQP from the coding sequence ATGACCGATAGCCCTTACGTGCTCGAAGCACGCGGCGTGACCAAGATTTTTGGCAATCACACCGCGCTCGACGCCATCGATTTCGGCCTGCGGCCCGGCGAGGTCCATGCCCTCTTGGGTGAAAACGGGGCCGGCAAGTCCACCCTGATCAAGGTTCTGACCGGCGCCTACCAACCCGATGTCGGCGGCGTCTTTGTCGACGGCGCTCCGGTCACCCTCGATAATCCCCTTCATGCGCAGACCCATGGCATCGGCACGGTCTATCAGGAGGTCAATCTCCTGCCCAACCGCTCCGTGGCCGAAAACCTCTATCTGGGCCACCAGCCCACCCGCTTCGGCCTCGTCGACCACAAGAAGATGGAAGCGGCCGCCAAGACCCTGCTCGAACGCTATGGCCTGGCGATCGATCCCGGCAGCGATCTGGGCAGCCATTCGGTCGCCGTGCAGCAGATCGTCGCCATTGCCCGCGCCGTCGAACTCTCCGGCAAGGTGCTGATCCTCGACGAACCCACCGCCAGCCTCGATCGCAACGAAGTCGAGCGCCTGTTCGAGGTCATTGCCGACCTCAAGCAAAGCGGCCTTGCCATCATCTTCATCACCCATTTCCTCGATCAGGTCTTTGCCATCTCCGACCGCGTCACTGTGCTGCGCAATGGCAAGCTGGTCGATACCCGCCAGCTCGACAGCGTCAGCCGCACCGATGTGGTCCGCCTCATGCTGGGCAAGGACATCGCCTTTTCCGGCGCCACTGATCTGGAACCCGAGCGCCCCACCACCGACGTGCTGCTCGATTTCAAATCCTATGGCCGCAAGAAAAGCGTGCATCCCTTCGATCTGACCATCCACAAGGGCGAGGTCATCGGCGTTGCCGGCCTGCTCGGTTCCGGCCGCACCGAAATGGCGCGCCTGATGTTCGGCGCCGATCCGGCCGATCAGGGCACGCTCACTGTCGCCGGCAAGCCCACCGCCATCCGCAACACCACCGATGCTATCAGCCGCGGCTTCGGCTTCTGCCCCGAGGATCGCAAGGCCGAGGGCATTTTCGGCGATCTCTCCGTGCGCGAAAACATCATCATCGCACTGCAGGGCAAGCTCGGTTGGTTCCGCGCCCTCAACCGCGACGAACAGCTCGAAATCGCCGGCAAGTTCGGCGAGGCCATGGATATCCGCGCCGCTTCGCTCGACATGCCGGTCAAGCTGCTCTCGGGCGGCAATCAGCAAAAGGTCATCCTCTCGCGCTGGCTCGCCACCGACCCGGCCTTCCTCATTCTGGACGAGCCCACCCGCGGCATCGATGTGGGCGCCCATGCCGAAATCGTGCGCACCATCAATCGGCTGCGCGACGATGGCATGGCCATGGTCGTCATCTCCTCCGAACTCGACGAAGTGGTCGCCTATAGCTCGCGCATCGTGGTGATGCGCGATCGCGAAATGGTGGCCGAATTGCGCGGCAAGAATATCAACCCCGGAGTCATCGTGCAGGCCATCGCCAATTCCGCCGACGAGGCCCAGCCATGA
- a CDS encoding extracellular solute-binding protein has protein sequence MLKKNLLTTVAAIAMAATTALPAHAEVTIMYAEWLSSLVEPGIKNFEAATGETVNAIKLPGQGYDQRIALDLSAGTAADVIQMDSFMVSELASAGYLHPLNEQGAGWDQFQYYQPGLLEVASYEGKVYGLPTDTDVRMLWYDKSNFEKAGIAVPWEPKNWADVLDAAQKLKDAGVQYFFQLPAGTKQGEASTMQGFYMLLLGADTPEGDRNRLLNRETGQWIGDSPAIRRTLEFYKKVYGDMGMPADLNYAADPGVAVREALANDQLGIHASGSWEDACLWDCNGVNLPTREERDAMVGWTPWPGSGEPGAKATTNISGGWTIGVNAKAANPDLAFQLVTTIFDVENFKAWTLANHRMAVRTDISDSPEYMEDAYLAKATALAADTTGRDTVPGYQTVSALVQQMTADILDGAEVEDVVQEYHDALVDEFGEDKVITYE, from the coding sequence ATGCTCAAAAAGAATCTGCTGACGACGGTGGCCGCCATTGCCATGGCCGCGACGACTGCCCTGCCGGCGCATGCCGAAGTGACGATCATGTATGCCGAATGGCTCTCGTCCCTGGTCGAACCCGGCATCAAGAATTTCGAAGCGGCGACGGGGGAGACGGTCAATGCGATCAAGCTGCCCGGCCAGGGCTATGATCAGCGCATTGCGCTCGACCTGAGCGCCGGCACGGCGGCTGATGTGATCCAGATGGACAGTTTCATGGTGTCCGAACTGGCGTCGGCGGGATATCTGCATCCGCTCAACGAGCAGGGGGCAGGCTGGGACCAGTTCCAGTATTATCAGCCCGGCCTGCTTGAAGTCGCGTCCTATGAGGGCAAGGTCTATGGCCTGCCCACCGATACCGACGTGCGCATGCTGTGGTACGACAAATCCAATTTCGAAAAGGCCGGCATTGCCGTGCCGTGGGAGCCCAAGAACTGGGCCGATGTGCTCGACGCCGCCCAGAAGCTCAAGGATGCGGGCGTGCAATATTTCTTCCAGCTGCCCGCCGGCACCAAGCAGGGCGAAGCCTCCACCATGCAGGGCTTCTACATGCTGCTGCTGGGCGCGGATACGCCTGAGGGTGACCGCAACCGCCTGCTCAATCGCGAGACGGGGCAGTGGATCGGCGACAGCCCGGCCATCCGCCGGACGCTGGAATTCTACAAGAAAGTCTATGGCGATATGGGCATGCCGGCCGACCTCAATTATGCGGCCGATCCCGGTGTGGCGGTGCGCGAGGCGCTGGCCAATGACCAGCTCGGCATCCATGCTTCAGGCTCGTGGGAAGATGCGTGCCTGTGGGATTGCAACGGGGTGAACCTGCCGACCCGTGAAGAGCGCGATGCCATGGTAGGGTGGACCCCATGGCCCGGCTCGGGCGAGCCCGGCGCCAAGGCGACCACCAATATTTCGGGTGGCTGGACCATCGGCGTCAACGCCAAGGCCGCCAATCCGGATCTGGCGTTCCAGCTGGTAACGACGATTTTCGACGTCGAGAACTTCAAGGCCTGGACGCTGGCCAATCATCGCATGGCGGTGCGTACCGATATCTCGGACTCGCCCGAATATATGGAAGACGCGTATCTGGCCAAGGCAACGGCGCTGGCCGCCGACACGACGGGCCGCGATACGGTGCCCGGCTACCAGACGGTTTCGGCCCTGGTGCAGCAGATGACGGCCGATATCCTGGACGGCGCCGAAGTCGAAGACGTGGTGCAGGAATATCATGATGCCCTGGTCGACGAGTTCGGCGAGGACAAGGTCATCACCTACGAATAA
- a CDS encoding ABC transporter permease — MKRLHLERLANPQLLALAGVLLINWLLFPNFFRITWQDGRLFGSLIDVLNRGAPVAILAIGMTGVIATKGVDLSVGAIMAVCGAVAATMVVAGYPTPIAVIAALAVGIACGLWNGFLVAILDIQPIVATLVLMVAGRGIAQLITEGSIVTFNDPALIFIGTGSFLGFPMAAVIALVLLILVTVLVRKTAIGLFIQAIGVNRAAATLAGIRSRMLLVLVYALSGFCAAIAGIVVAADIRGADANNSGLWLELDAILAVVIGGTSLLGGRFSVPMAVVGAIIIQAMNTGILMSGFPPEFNLIVKAGMIILILLIQSPFAARLFTRQRLVPAKAGPK; from the coding sequence ATGAAGCGCCTCCATCTCGAACGCCTCGCCAATCCGCAATTGCTGGCGCTCGCCGGCGTATTGCTCATCAATTGGCTGCTGTTTCCCAATTTCTTCCGCATCACCTGGCAGGATGGGCGCCTGTTCGGCAGCCTGATCGACGTGCTCAATCGCGGTGCGCCGGTGGCGATCCTGGCCATCGGCATGACCGGGGTGATCGCCACCAAGGGCGTGGACCTGTCGGTCGGCGCCATCATGGCGGTGTGCGGCGCCGTTGCCGCCACCATGGTGGTCGCCGGCTATCCCACGCCAATCGCTGTTATCGCCGCGCTTGCCGTCGGTATTGCCTGTGGCCTGTGGAACGGCTTTCTCGTCGCCATCCTCGATATCCAGCCCATCGTTGCAACCCTGGTGCTGATGGTGGCCGGGCGCGGCATTGCCCAGCTCATCACCGAAGGTTCCATCGTTACCTTCAACGACCCCGCGCTAATCTTTATCGGCACCGGCTCCTTCCTCGGCTTCCCCATGGCCGCGGTCATTGCCCTGGTCCTGCTGATCTTGGTGACGGTTCTGGTGCGCAAAACCGCCATCGGCCTCTTCATCCAGGCCATCGGCGTCAATCGCGCCGCCGCCACCCTGGCCGGCATCCGCAGCCGCATGCTGCTGGTCCTGGTCTATGCGCTATCCGGCTTCTGCGCCGCCATTGCCGGCATCGTCGTCGCCGCCGACATTCGCGGCGCCGATGCCAACAATTCCGGCCTCTGGCTCGAACTCGACGCCATCCTCGCCGTAGTCATCGGCGGCACCTCGCTCCTCGGCGGCCGCTTCTCGGTGCCCATGGCCGTGGTCGGCGCCATCATCATTCAGGCCATGAATACCGGCATCCTGATGTCGGGCTTCCCGCCTGAATTCAATCTCATCGTCAAGGCCGGCATGATCATCCTGATCCTGCTGATCCAGTCGCCCTTTGCCGCGCGCCTCTTCACCCGGCAGCGCCTCGTTCCCGCCAAGGCAGGCCCCAAATGA